AAAGTATGACTAACGAAGATTCAAAATTAGAATTGTCTTCCGAAGAAATGAGAAGACTAGGTTATCAAATTGTGGATCTGTTGATCGATCATTTCCAAACTCTTTCTCAAAAATCACCCACTAACACAGCTAGCCGATCAGATCTAGAAACTTTATTGAGAGAACCGTTACCCCGACAAGGCCAAAATATACAGGAGGTTTTACAGCAAGCTCAAGAAAAAGTGCTTTCCCATATTATGCATCTGGATCATCCACGCTTTTTTGGCTTTATCCCTAGCCCTAGCAATTTTATCAGTGTGATGGCTGATACGTTGAGTTCAGGATTGAATGTATTTGCAGGAACTTGGCTTGAAGCAGCTGGTCCGGCTCAAGTGGAGCTTGTTACGATAGATTGGTTACGACAACTCTGCGGATTTCCGGAACAAGCGGGGGGACTTTTTACCAGCGGTGGTTCAGCGGCAAATCTAACAGCTATGGCAGTTGCCAGACACATCAAGCTGCAGGACGATATCAAGGGAACTGTGGTGTACTTTTCCGATCAAACACACTCCTCAATTGAACGGGCGCTAAAAATTCTGGGATTTACCTCTAAGCAATTTCGTAGGCTTCCTTCAAATGCAGACTTCACACTAGATA
This is a stretch of genomic DNA from Cyanobacteria bacterium GSL.Bin1. It encodes these proteins:
- a CDS encoding aminotransferase class I/II-fold pyridoxal phosphate-dependent enzyme, encoding MTNEDSKLELSSEEMRRLGYQIVDLLIDHFQTLSQKSPTNTASRSDLETLLREPLPRQGQNIQEVLQQAQEKVLSHIMHLDHPRFFGFIPSPSNFISVMADTLSSGLNVFAGTWLEAAGPAQVELVTIDWLRQLCGFPEQAGGLFTSGGSAANLTAMAVARHIKLQDDIKGTVVYFSDQTHSSIERALKILGFTSKQFRRLPSNADFTLDIGTLVTTITKDRRDGLRPFCVVANPGTTNSGAVDSLQEIAAICNKEDLWLHADGAYGIAAVFSQEGKKTLEGLEQVHSCSFDPHKWLFQPYEKGFWY